ACCACGGCGTGCTGATCGTCGTCGACACCGAGGCAGCGGGCCAGGCCGCGCTGCTGGTCGACGACATCTGCGACCAGCGCCAGTTCGTCATCAAGAGCCTCGACACGCACTTCCGCGCGGTCGACGGCGTGGCAGGCGCGACGATCCTCGGCGATGGCCAGGTCGCGCTCATCCTCGACGTCGACGGCCTCGTCGGCGGCGCGATGGTCGAGCCCGAAAGGCAGGCCGCGTGAGCAGCAAAGCCGCTCTGGCTGCCGCTCTTAGCGAGCCGATGCCGGGGATCAGCCCCGACATCTACGGTCCGGCCGACTTTCGCGCCGTTGCCGACCTGGCCTATGCCAGCGCCGGCATCGTGCTCGAGGACGGCAAGGCCATGCTCGTCTATTCGCGCTGGGCGCCGCTCGTGCGCGAGAGCGGCTGCGGCACGTTCTCGGCCTATATCGACTATATCAAGAACAACCCGGCCGAGCAGACGCGCGCGGTCGGGGCGCTGACGACCAACCACACCTTCTTCTACCGCGAGCCGCATCATTTCGAGCATCTCGCGCACACCTCGCGTCCGCCGCTGGTTCACCGGCTACAGAACGGCGGCGGCGTGCGCGTCTGGTCGGCCGGCTGCTCGAGCGGCGAGGAGACCTGGTCGATCGTGACAACGATGCTCGGCGAGGATGCCGCGCTCGGCCGTCGGCTGGCCGCCGCGGACCTGCGCTTCCTGGCCAGCGACATCGCCCAGCATGCGCTGAAGAAGGCCGCCGCCGCGACCTATGCCACGACCGACATCGAGGCCGTCCCGGCCGCACTGCGCAAGGCCTGGACGCGCACTTCGGGCGATATGACGACGCTTTCGGATACGGCCCGCGAGCTCGTCCGCTTCAACACGCTCAACCTGCATGGCGCCTGGCCGATGCGCGGGCAGTTCGACATCATATTCTGTCGGAACGTCATGATCTATTTCGACAATCCAACCAAGGAGCGGCTGATTTCCCGCTTCGCGGAGGCCCTGGTTCCCGGCGGCTTCCTCTACATCGGCCACAGCGAACGCGTCACCGGCCCCGCCGCCGCGCAGCTGCAGCCGGTTGGCCCCACCATCTATCAGAGGAGCGCGGCATGACCATTCGGGTGCTGATCGTAGACGATTCCCCCACCATGCGCGCGATCCTCGCCGCGTGTCTTTCGGCCGAACCCGACATCCAGGTCGTCGGTGCCGCGGGCAATGCCGCCGAGGGCCGCGAACTGATGAAGGTGCACAATCCCGATGTCGTGACGCTCGACATCGAGATGCCCGGTATGAACGGACTCGACTTCCTCGAGAAGATCATGGCGCTGCGCCCGACGCCGGTCATCATCGTCTCCGGCTCGACCCAGCAGGGTGCGGAAGTCACCGCGCGCGCGCTGACGCTCGGCGCGATCGACTGCTATGCCAAGGCCGATCTCGACGCCGCGCTGCAGACCGGCAGCCGGACCAAGCTGGGCGACATGATCCGCACGGCGGCGCAAGTGAAGTTCGAGCGCCGAGCGCCCGGCACCCCCAGCCCGGCCGCCACCACCGCGGTCCGCACCGGCTCGGCGATCCGCGCGCATCGGCCCGACATCATCGCCATCGGATCTTCCACCGGCGGCGTCGAGGCGCTGCAGACCATGCTCGCGAGCTTCCCGGCCGACTGCCCGCCGACGGTGATCGTCCAGCACGTCAACCCGCGCTTTGCTCCGGCGATCGCCAAGACCCTGGACCTCGCCTCGCCGGCCACGGTCGTGTTGGCCGAACCCGACATGCCGCTGAAGCCAGGCCACGCCTATCTGGCCCCGGGCGACGACCGCCACCTGACGATCGGCGGCGCCCCGGGCAAGTTCTATACCCGGCTGCGCCCGGGCAACCCGGTCTCGGGCCATCTGCCCAGCGTCGACATGCTGTTTGGCTCGGTCGCCCAGGTCGCCGGACCGCGCGCCGTCGGGGCGCTG
The window above is part of the Novosphingobium sp. G106 genome. Proteins encoded here:
- a CDS encoding protein-glutamate O-methyltransferase CheR; translation: MSSKAALAAALSEPMPGISPDIYGPADFRAVADLAYASAGIVLEDGKAMLVYSRWAPLVRESGCGTFSAYIDYIKNNPAEQTRAVGALTTNHTFFYREPHHFEHLAHTSRPPLVHRLQNGGGVRVWSAGCSSGEETWSIVTTMLGEDAALGRRLAAADLRFLASDIAQHALKKAAAATYATTDIEAVPAALRKAWTRTSGDMTTLSDTARELVRFNTLNLHGAWPMRGQFDIIFCRNVMIYFDNPTKERLISRFAEALVPGGFLYIGHSERVTGPAAAQLQPVGPTIYQRSAA
- a CDS encoding chemotaxis response regulator protein-glutamate methylesterase, which encodes MTIRVLIVDDSPTMRAILAACLSAEPDIQVVGAAGNAAEGRELMKVHNPDVVTLDIEMPGMNGLDFLEKIMALRPTPVIIVSGSTQQGAEVTARALTLGAIDCYAKADLDAALQTGSRTKLGDMIRTAAQVKFERRAPGTPSPAATTAVRTGSAIRAHRPDIIAIGSSTGGVEALQTMLASFPADCPPTVIVQHVNPRFAPAIAKTLDLASPATVVLAEPDMPLKPGHAYLAPGDDRHLTIGGAPGKFYTRLRPGNPVSGHLPSVDMLFGSVAQVAGPRAVGALLTGMGSDGARGLLAMAQAGAHTIAQDEATCTVFGMPRAAISLGAAQIIAPIGEIAQYALGKAA